A region from the Desulfoglaeba alkanexedens ALDC genome encodes:
- a CDS encoding zinc ribbon domain-containing protein, whose protein sequence is MSEAVFVFIGGIQPKTRVLDHTPRLCPACGLAQARLKRVDHVLSLFFIPLFSVKRGTPVLMCERCGYAWPPEWASPGMSHRVEKTDDFLRCSGCGAPLDAVFKYCPHCGRRV, encoded by the coding sequence ATGAGTGAAGCGGTGTTCGTCTTTATTGGAGGGATTCAGCCGAAAACCCGGGTGCTCGACCATACGCCCAGACTGTGTCCGGCTTGCGGCCTGGCACAGGCGCGACTGAAGCGGGTCGACCATGTTCTGAGCCTCTTTTTCATCCCGCTTTTTTCGGTGAAACGGGGGACGCCCGTACTCATGTGCGAGCGGTGTGGTTATGCATGGCCTCCCGAATGGGCTTCACCAGGTATGAGCCATCGTGTTGAAAAAACGGACGATTTCCTTAGATGTTCAGGGTGCGGCGCGCCCCTGGATGCGGTATTTAAGTATTGTCCTCACTGTGGAAGAAGGGTATAA